Proteins encoded by one window of Chondromyces crocatus:
- a CDS encoding PQQ-binding-like beta-propeller repeat protein — translation MSKRTAALGSLVVAALGSLLVTVASGCGSIGTLGAPEAPLWLHHPGSALSIQMRKEITAESRKVGEVYERGQPAIDVAHRRVFVGSSDWGLYAVRADTGDVIWRFETMGPVQCEPLYDPVSDSVFFGSNDGALYKVRATDGKLEFRFMTNAEVSRRPVLRDGVVYATNANDTLVALDATTGKMRWYQHRTPAFGMEVAGYAGPALGEDKVFTAFSDGTVMAYDIKDGSEEWVAVDLAAEAEQATGETPKYLDVDTTPLVDKTANGEVVFVAGYAAGLFALDAEDGSRVWSNDKAVGVTEMILWRQPAHLPRDGKGPRVPEKKLIIAASGLSGLWAIDPADGRTVWRRNLPEGGMSAPVQVAGAIMVATSRYGLFLFSPEDGAVIDGIDMGGALSTTPAAYGRRAFLLTNGGSLLGLHITAPSSAVAKYQAPPP, via the coding sequence ATGAGCAAGCGGACGGCGGCGCTCGGGTCGCTTGTCGTCGCGGCGCTCGGGTCGCTGCTGGTCACGGTGGCCAGTGGGTGCGGGAGCATCGGGACGCTGGGCGCCCCCGAGGCGCCGCTGTGGCTCCATCATCCAGGTTCGGCGCTGTCGATCCAGATGCGCAAGGAGATCACGGCGGAGTCGCGCAAGGTAGGCGAGGTCTACGAGCGCGGTCAGCCGGCGATCGACGTGGCGCACCGGCGGGTCTTCGTCGGGTCGAGCGACTGGGGTCTGTACGCGGTGCGCGCGGACACGGGCGACGTGATCTGGCGCTTCGAGACGATGGGGCCGGTGCAGTGCGAGCCCCTGTACGATCCGGTATCGGACTCGGTGTTCTTCGGCTCGAACGACGGTGCGCTCTACAAGGTGCGCGCGACGGACGGCAAGCTGGAGTTCCGGTTCATGACGAACGCCGAGGTGTCGCGACGGCCCGTGCTGCGCGACGGCGTGGTCTATGCGACGAACGCGAACGATACGCTGGTTGCCCTCGACGCGACGACCGGGAAAATGCGGTGGTACCAGCACCGGACGCCAGCGTTCGGGATGGAGGTCGCGGGGTACGCGGGGCCAGCGCTGGGTGAGGACAAGGTGTTCACCGCGTTCTCCGACGGGACCGTGATGGCCTACGACATCAAGGACGGCTCCGAGGAGTGGGTGGCCGTGGATCTCGCCGCCGAGGCCGAGCAGGCCACGGGAGAGACGCCGAAGTACCTGGACGTGGACACCACGCCGCTCGTCGACAAGACGGCGAACGGTGAGGTGGTGTTCGTGGCGGGGTACGCCGCGGGGCTGTTCGCACTCGACGCCGAAGACGGCTCGCGCGTCTGGTCGAACGACAAAGCGGTGGGCGTGACGGAGATGATCCTGTGGCGTCAGCCGGCGCATCTTCCGCGCGACGGCAAGGGGCCCAGGGTGCCGGAGAAGAAGTTGATCATCGCGGCGTCGGGTCTGTCGGGGTTGTGGGCGATCGATCCGGCGGACGGTCGGACGGTCTGGCGGCGGAACCTGCCGGAGGGGGGGATGTCGGCACCCGTGCAGGTCGCTGGGGCCATCATGGTGGCGACGTCGCGGTACGGGTTGTTCCTGTTCTCGCCGGAGGACGGGGCAGTCATCGACGGGATCGACATGGGAGGCGCGCTGTCGACGACGCCGGCCGCCTACGGTCGCCGTGCGTTCTTGCTCACCAACGGGGGCTCGCTGCTGGGTTTGCACATCACAGCGCCGTCGAGCGCCGTGGCCAAGTACCAGGCGCCGCCGCCTTGA
- a CDS encoding GNAT family N-acetyltransferase, which produces MEAERTPPDRIRVTKLQEAQLPALIEIEQACAAMYRDIGLDDTSWPPRTLPELVASTRDHDLLVAEADHQVVGFLIWRDEAPGVARLIHLVVHPDYQRFGIARRLLETLQDSARAHDLSHIVSSVWDRAPWALAFCREVGLQTERAGEGAPEAIQRWSEQRKTAGEELLRPGERLVWRPIPPAVEPEEEDDETPPPIDDAET; this is translated from the coding sequence ATGGAAGCCGAACGGACACCACCGGACCGGATCCGGGTCACCAAACTGCAAGAGGCCCAGCTCCCGGCCCTGATCGAGATCGAGCAGGCCTGTGCCGCCATGTACAGGGACATCGGCCTCGACGACACCTCGTGGCCCCCCCGCACCCTCCCGGAGCTCGTGGCCTCGACCCGCGATCACGACCTCCTCGTGGCCGAAGCCGACCACCAGGTCGTGGGCTTCCTGATCTGGCGCGACGAAGCCCCGGGCGTGGCTCGCTTGATCCATCTCGTCGTCCACCCCGACTACCAGCGCTTCGGCATCGCGAGGCGGCTGCTCGAGACCCTGCAAGACAGCGCACGCGCTCACGATCTCAGCCACATCGTCTCCAGCGTCTGGGATCGCGCTCCCTGGGCTCTCGCGTTCTGCCGGGAGGTCGGCCTGCAAACGGAAAGGGCAGGGGAGGGAGCGCCAGAAGCCATCCAGCGCTGGTCCGAGCAGCGGAAGACGGCAGGTGAAGAGCTGCTCCGACCTGGAGAGCGCCTCGTCTGGAGACCCATCCCACCAGCCGTCGAGCCAGAAGAAGAAGACGACGAAACGCCGCCTCCGATCGACGACGCCGAGACCTGA